In Arachis hypogaea cultivar Tifrunner chromosome 7, arahy.Tifrunner.gnm2.J5K5, whole genome shotgun sequence, the genomic window ATTGTTTGTAATATTAGATGATTTGGAGAAAAAGTTATTGTAATTTACCCATAGATATATCAATTATACACGTAATAgtacattatttattttttggattataTATGAACTTGAAAATGATAAATTTGTTGAATGATTCACCTagcttatttttcaaattattacttTCTAATTTGGAACATAAAACTTTCTAGTTACACAAATCTAAAGTTCTTTTTAACTTGCATttacaaattctttttttttttttttgtcaagcaTTTACAAATTCTgaattcttaatttctttttaactTTTGGGCTAGCCACAACCATTTAAGTCATTTATTGGGCTAACGCTAAGGGCCCAAAGATATTTGCTAGTTTCAGctaaatattaattgttatgtacctaaaataaaaatcttttttttttaccaaaaagaaCTGTAGTGGTTGTATTCACCAACCTCGGTGTATAGTTCACATTTCGGAATTTCCCTCTAAAAAGTAACATCTgaagtttaaattttatgataaaattttGTTCAAGCTAGCTTAAGCCTAACTTTTATCTGCTTTTATCATAATCATCATTCTCAAAAGCTTAAACATTTAGATATATAATAAAACCTAACTTAATTAGCCTCACACACACCCCCTTTTAAATATGCTACTTGCTTTCATTACTGTTGTTGTAATATGTCTCCTACCTTTTTTTGTATGAACATATGCCTATACTATACTACTAGCTAGGCTACTAGCTACCTAGTTAGCCATAGTTTTATTTGGACATTTTCTCTTCTTATGATACTATAGTAGGATTTCTCTTAATAGTGTAAGTGATGGGGCCTTGCTTCATTTGCTTATTCCAAAAATAAAGATCAACAAAATAATATATCGCCGAATGAAAGCAAAGAATATTCCAAATGACATTGAGATTTTAAGTCTTTGTATATATTACTTTACAAAccatttcttaattattaattaccaAATTAGAACTATTCTTGTAGCTATTGGTCAGTTAAATTCTTTTAGCCCGGTAGTATCCTATGATTATAATCTCAACTTTgtgttattttaatttgtaaggggtatttttttataaaaaaaattaagaccaaGACTCGATCTCAAAACATTTAAATGAAGATGAAAAAACTACGCAATTTGAGCTATAGTTTATTGGCATTTGTAAGAGATATCAGTGAAATGCTTCTAAACAAATACTTAGATTAAAAGTTTCATCAAATGTATATATCATAAGTGTTAAATTTTGACTAGAGTTAGGTGCAAACTTTTTTAGGTTCGAATGACAGATTTGCGCTCCATTTTATGTCCTTAGCACTGTAATAACTAATAAGTTCTATaaaatgtgttttaaaaatataatttctataaaaataacagaaaggCAAATGCTATAtgtgaggagaagaagaagaagaagaaataatgaGCCTATCACATTCAAGTTGACcaaaaatagtgaaaaaaaaaagtttagtttgtttttcactttttctacTATTTACAGTACTACTTGTTGAACTGAAGCTCATGCTATAgagtttcttgtttttttttttccctaattAACAAGGCCTTAAGCCTTAAGAATGTAAACAATATCTGACTATACTTGCATAATTGCATAGTGCTAATTAAGTAGAAACATTTTTCTGTccaaacaaaagagaaaaaaagaataaaagaaagagCAAAAAAGTACTAATAAAGCATTGTTATTTTGAAGCTTGTATTGATTAGTAATAAtagtaattttatatataaaagaaaaagaataaataaataaaatagccgGCACATTGATACAGATAGAGCAGCTTCTTGTaactttatttaaattaaaaagataataataataataataataataataaaggaagAGAAATCAGACGTTGATGGGGTTACAGAGGAACATGAGggacgatgcggacgcgtcgctggggATGATTCCTCCTGCAGCGTTGTTGTTACCGTGAAGCCTCTCATAACTGTCAATGCAGAACAGCGAGAGCGAGAGCTGAACCACCACAGCCACCGGAACCTCCTCCCGCCTCCACCTAACTCGCCTCCGATCCGACTCAGACTCAGCACCGAGTCGACTCAGTACAGGCCTCACGCACACCATGTATAGCCTCTTGTAGCCTCCGAGCGCCAACACTACCGATTTCACCGACGCTGCTGGTGGACCTGACACGTGGCGGAAGCAGAGGTGCTCCCATAAGGAGTCGTCGTTTCTGGCCAGGCTGCACCATAGACGGCACACGCAGGCCGCCACTCCCAGCGACGCTCCGTCCAGTCGTTTAAGTATTTCCCTTAGAATGTCGATGTTGTCGTTTATGAAGAACCGCTGCCGTTTCTCTTGCTTCATTTCTTCACGGTGGTTGAGAGAGAAAGGGATTTGAAGTTTGAAGGGTTTAAGAGGGAAGAAGAATAATGTGTGAAACTGAAATCTGAAATAACATAACTCTGCTAACTACTAACCTAAAGTGTggggtttaactccaacttttaaaaCAATTTCCAATATTCACACTCAAATTTTATAacacattattttttattcaaaatattttacataattgtgCTGTTACATCCgtttttttagatgattattcacgcgattaatataaaagataattatttttattgatgcatCATTATGTAATTAGATATATGTGTAAACTAATATATACATTTGCAAAAGTCTTTCAATTTGTATGTAAATTTTGCATATTAAAAGCTTAATTAGTCTGAATTAAATTATCAACCATGTTAGGAAACCAACTCTATATAAGCTAAGAATCAGCCAACTGGTAAACTAGAGACACTGGTGACTTTAATCGGATGTTGTTATTGATAGGCACacggatgtttctttttcttataaattgaatggttttggatatgatttctatgtttcatgtgttacgcattaataaaacataattaattatatggaacTACCTAATGAATGATCAAAGCATCTATTCCGTGATTTTCTTCTATCACTAGCATATCTTTCCTCCTATTTTGAACGTGGCTGATTATTAGTTGGttcatatacttttccttaaatTATTAATAAGAAATGGTTAACCTTAGTTTAGCTTCTAGAATTTCTGTTTATAAAAATAGATAGAAActtaattttatgatgaaaagTCAGGTACAGTTGACTTTATgagaagttgatagctgagagccgttaaataaaaatttagtcaaatcagtcaaatcatctaatgactctcaattatcaatttcATATAAGATCGTAAAATCGACTGCAACTGAGTTTTCATCTAATTTTATATTATGTTGAGTAATTCTCTAAAGCCTAAAcacacaagaaaagaaagagagtcaaaaagttattttttaaaagaagttGTGTGTACAGGGTTAATTGTATCTTGTGAGTTGCGAGAAATATTTGACTTGTGTGAGGAAAAAGAAAGGGTTATACGTACAGGCACAGTATATTATGACATTGAATATAGTTGTTTGTTAGGTTGGTTTGTTGTTATAGTTGGACTTGTATGTGTAATGTGTgcatgaagagagagaaatataGTGAGAGTATCGAGGGATTAGAGCAAGTGGCCAAAAGaatggtccaaagcaaaatacTGGAACCAATGCCTATGGCTTTATTACTCTTGTTTCTTTTCTAATATAGGGTTTGTTTCAGGGTATGTAATATATATTACTAGATTtcctctttctttgtttctttccttgtttgcattattattttttatttattgctgCAAATTagaaacaacaaaagaatagatagAGAACCGTTGTATGTGAGACGTAGAAAGATCACGGAGGAAGAAATTAAAGAGGATTTCTTATCTTTGAATTGATGAAGATCTTAATTTTTTGCATTGCAATGACTAGTCACTAGTCATCCATGCAGACATGTGTGTATATGTATCTTTTCGTAAGATTTTTATTTGGACCACTTCCTACTTCGTAATGCATTTAATAAAACTCTTATTTATTTGGTGTTCTGTCAAGAAATAAATAAGGTACAAAAGTTACTATATCTTGAAAAGTCACAAGATGATGTTCTTGTGTTTATATATAAGTGAAAATTTACgtgtaattattttgatgtgaaattaataattaaaaattattagattataatttagttaaatttatcaaattaattatttaacaatttttaattattaacttcggATGAACTGCGCGtgagtttttattttatatatattatatcactaaTTTTTAAGGTTGATGATATTTATAGTTTAGGGATGTAAATTATTGATTTTAGCATAAGGTTCGTACGCTACATGC contains:
- the LOC112703882 gene encoding F-box protein SNE — translated: MKQEKRQRFFINDNIDILREILKRLDGASLGVAACVCRLWCSLARNDDSLWEHLCFRHVSGPPAASVKSVVLALGGYKRLYMVCVRPVLSRLGAESESDRRRVRWRREEVPVAVVVQLSLSLFCIDSYERLHGNNNAAGGIIPSDASASSLMFLCNPINV